In a genomic window of Nostoc sp. UHCC 0870:
- a CDS encoding cupin domain-containing protein, translated as MKSALFGLIGSLVLTLTISSTAKAGSISGARLLPAELMEYIEKAEAGTLPDPLTLGKETLWVAGGRNTFLETVADNGGKYSVFDIYVPPNVGPPLHFHNREDEWFYVVEGNPSFQHQDHTFQANLGTLLFSPEFELHAFLNKTKDPVRMLLFYAQPPESDSTFAGNIEEFFREVGQEVTDPFTPPPFNPAELLISGPKYGLFFPSTFVFTAPEFTSNQVSILRTGAPDEAASVILSLENGLDISVEFGAGQFLRNISLPLGLGNQTLDLTLKDPSEGSYLGLLQNKSVLRTTSVPESSSSIGLLAFGVLGLGFLLKKKQQQFNHIGQFQFKNAKMHTSEI; from the coding sequence ATGAAATCAGCATTATTTGGTTTAATTGGTTCATTGGTTTTAACTTTGACAATTAGCTCTACTGCCAAAGCAGGCAGTATATCAGGGGCGCGACTACTGCCAGCAGAATTGATGGAGTATATTGAGAAGGCGGAAGCAGGTACTTTACCCGATCCTCTAACTCTTGGTAAAGAAACTCTCTGGGTCGCAGGTGGACGTAACACTTTTTTAGAGACAGTTGCAGACAACGGGGGTAAATATTCCGTATTTGATATATATGTTCCTCCCAATGTTGGCCCACCTCTGCACTTTCACAACCGCGAAGATGAGTGGTTCTATGTGGTAGAAGGAAATCCCAGTTTCCAACACCAAGACCATACCTTCCAAGCCAACCTCGGCACATTACTTTTCAGTCCTGAGTTTGAACTTCATGCCTTCTTGAATAAAACAAAAGACCCAGTGCGGATGCTGCTATTTTATGCACAGCCTCCAGAAAGTGATTCCACATTTGCCGGGAATATTGAAGAGTTCTTTAGGGAGGTAGGTCAAGAAGTTACCGATCCGTTTACTCCACCCCCATTTAATCCTGCTGAACTACTTATTTCTGGGCCGAAGTATGGATTATTCTTTCCTAGTACATTTGTTTTTACCGCACCTGAATTTACTAGCAACCAAGTCTCTATTCTGCGTACAGGCGCACCAGATGAAGCCGCTAGTGTAATTCTCAGTTTAGAGAATGGTCTAGATATCTCTGTAGAATTTGGTGCTGGTCAGTTCTTGCGAAATATTTCTCTCCCATTAGGCTTGGGTAATCAAACTCTCGATTTAACCTTGAAAGATCCCAGCGAAGGTTCATATCTAGGATTGCTGCAAAATAAGTCTGTTTTAAGAACTACCAGTGTCCCAGAGTCTTCATCCTCTATCGGTTTGTTAGCCTTTGGTGTCTTAGGTCTTGGTTTCTTACTCAAGAAAAAGCAACAGCAATTTAATCACATAGGTCAATTTCAATTCAAAAATGCCAAGATGCACACTTCGGAAATCTAG
- a CDS encoding glutathione S-transferase family protein, with product MIDLYTHNTPNGYKISICLEELELPYSVKVVDVRQGEQFKDEFLALNPNAKIPVIVDHETGQTVFESCAILLYLADKTGRLIPSGQARWEVIQWLFFQAASIGPMLGQRAHFALFAPEKIPYAIERYTKETEKLYGVLEGRLKERKYICDEYSIVDISHWGWIYTAKRMGFSLDQFPSLSAWHDRIAERPAVAKGITIPAPLPM from the coding sequence ATGATTGATTTGTATACTCATAACACACCCAATGGTTACAAAATTTCGATTTGTTTGGAAGAGCTTGAACTTCCTTACTCCGTCAAAGTGGTTGATGTGCGCCAGGGTGAACAATTTAAAGATGAGTTTTTAGCATTAAATCCCAATGCCAAAATTCCGGTAATTGTTGACCATGAAACAGGACAAACAGTATTTGAATCTTGTGCAATTCTACTTTACTTAGCAGATAAAACTGGACGTTTAATTCCATCAGGTCAAGCTCGTTGGGAAGTAATTCAGTGGTTATTTTTTCAAGCTGCTTCTATTGGCCCAATGTTAGGACAACGCGCGCACTTTGCCTTGTTTGCTCCCGAAAAAATTCCTTACGCTATTGAACGCTACACCAAGGAAACTGAAAAACTATATGGTGTGTTGGAAGGTCGTTTGAAAGAACGCAAATATATCTGCGATGAATATTCGATTGTAGATATTTCCCATTGGGGTTGGATTTACACAGCTAAACGTATGGGCTTTAGCTTAGATCAATTTCCCAGTTTATCAGCATGGCACGATCGC